The Mustela erminea isolate mMusErm1 chromosome 6, mMusErm1.Pri, whole genome shotgun sequence genome includes a region encoding these proteins:
- the SINHCAF gene encoding SIN3-HDAC complex-associated factor, with protein MFGFHKPKMYRSIEGCCICRAKSSSSRFTDSKRYEKDFQSCFGLHETRSGDICNACVLLVKRWKKLPAGSKKNWNHVVDARAGPSLKTTLKPKKVKTLSGNRIKSNQISKLQKEFKRHNSDAHSTTSSASPAQSPCYSNQSDDGSDTEMASGSNRTPVFSFLDLTYWKRQKICCGIIYKGRFGEVLIDTHLFKPCCSNKKTAAEKPEEQGPEPLPISTQEW; from the exons ATGTTTGGTTTTCACAAGCCAAAGATGTACCGAAGTATAGAGGGCTGCTGTATTTGCAGAGCGAAGTCCTCCAGTTCTCGATTCACTGACAGTAAACGCTATGAAAAGGACTTCCAGAGCTGTTTTGG GTTGCATGAGACTCGTTCAGGAGACATCTGTAATGCCTGTGTCCTGCTTgtgaaaagatggaagaaattgCCAGCAGGATCAAAAAAAAACTGGAATCAT GTGGTAGATGCAAGGGCAGGACCCAGTCTGAAGACTACATTGAaaccaaagaaagtgaaaactcTATCTGGAAACAGGATAAAAAGCAACCAGATCAGTAAACTACAGAAGGAATTTAAACGTCACA ATTCTGATGCTCACAGTACCACCTCAAGTGCCTCCCCAGCTCAGTCTCCTTGCTATAGTAACCAGTCAGATGATGGCTCAGATACAGAGATGGCCTCTGGCTCTAACAGAACgccagttttttcctttttagatctCACATACTGGAAAAg acagAAAATATGTTGTGGGATTATCTATAAAGGCCGTTTTGGGGAAGTCCTCATTGACACGCACCTATTCAAGCCTTGCTGCAGCAATAAGAAAACAGCTGCTGAGAAGCCGGAGGAGCAGGGGCCAGAGCCTCTGCCCATCTCCACTCAGGAGTGGTGA